A region from the Salicibibacter cibarius genome encodes:
- a CDS encoding TAXI family TRAP transporter solute-binding subunit translates to MALKKNKLFMSMFLVPALALAACNGDGEAPEVDDEDLPDGGGDTEDDGVDDGDEEADDGSALQMGTGSTGGTYYALGQEMANVINDHTDQQVNAVATDASVENIARVSEQDLELGMTVHIPAIDALEGEGDFQGETMDNFGFMGYIYPETNQIVVAADDDIESIEDLEGMRVNVGPPGSASHAASQLILDAHGIEDYEEYEEGFGDGASMLQDGNVDATFGLLGLPDTGIEELAAQQDVELLTIEDEYLDEIEANSDYERITIEADNYDFMEEDVEGIAAYAVLIGSLDDVDEDTAYEIVEGLYENADDVSHAQADHMTMEDIMLGSEDLPLHPGAEQYFEENDLLDQ, encoded by the coding sequence ATGGCGTTGAAAAAGAACAAGCTATTCATGTCGATGTTTTTGGTGCCGGCTTTGGCACTCGCCGCTTGTAACGGGGACGGAGAGGCCCCGGAAGTGGACGATGAAGATCTTCCGGATGGCGGGGGCGACACAGAAGATGATGGCGTCGACGATGGTGATGAAGAAGCCGATGATGGCAGTGCACTTCAGATGGGCACCGGATCCACCGGGGGAACCTACTATGCACTCGGCCAGGAAATGGCGAATGTTATCAATGACCATACCGATCAACAAGTAAACGCGGTCGCCACCGACGCATCAGTGGAAAACATCGCGAGGGTCTCCGAACAAGATTTGGAACTTGGGATGACGGTGCATATTCCTGCCATTGACGCTCTCGAAGGGGAAGGGGATTTCCAGGGAGAAACGATGGACAACTTTGGTTTCATGGGCTATATTTATCCGGAAACGAATCAAATCGTCGTTGCCGCCGATGACGACATTGAATCCATCGAAGACTTGGAAGGAATGAGAGTGAACGTTGGTCCTCCGGGATCCGCATCTCATGCAGCCTCCCAACTGATCCTTGATGCGCACGGCATTGAAGATTACGAAGAGTATGAAGAAGGATTCGGGGATGGCGCGAGCATGCTTCAGGACGGAAACGTAGATGCCACTTTCGGGCTACTCGGTTTGCCTGACACCGGCATTGAAGAGTTAGCTGCACAGCAAGACGTTGAATTACTGACCATTGAAGATGAGTACCTCGATGAGATTGAGGCCAACAGCGACTATGAGCGTATCACTATTGAAGCCGATAATTATGACTTCATGGAGGAAGACGTTGAAGGCATTGCCGCCTATGCAGTTCTGATCGGGTCTTTGGATGATGTGGATGAAGACACGGCTTACGAGATTGTCGAAGGGTTGTATGAAAACGCTGATGACGTTTCTCACGCCCAAGCCGACCATATGACAATGGAAGACATCATGCTCGGGTCTGAAGATTTGCCTCTTCACCCCGGAGCTGAACAATACTTTGAGGAAAATGACCTATTAGATCAATAA